The Banduia mediterranea genome window below encodes:
- a CDS encoding heavy metal translocating P-type ATPase yields MSAPRDWSLYDAADTLDAVSHRRADGRREMILRIEDMHCQNCVRHIRDALAPLTRSARVNLSTGTAELVWDQGVARASQLFAAVERAGFTPAPLNPEPALRERQHERGAMLLRLGTAGLLGMQVMMLAATQYFIDAPLEPAIELLMRYAQWIMATPVLLYCAWPLLNSAARALRERRVNMDVPVSLALLMAYAASCVNVLRGSGHVYFDSVTMFVFLLLVARWFEGQGRAEATKRLRTLASAQPLTALRESADGLAEVSSASLAIGDVIVVPPGAALAADGHLLDATAELDESLLSGEADPAVRHEGEAVYAGAVNLGGAPLRLRVSAAQQSTALSHINRMIHHAQTQQPRVQILADRVAGWIVIAVLLAAAGGALYWYPQSPETAFQVALAVLVVTCPCALSLATPVVLAAASSRLAASGLLLTRADALLRLPQIDHVCFDKTGTLTTGEMRQVRLWVCDGENEARMLEIAVALERGIRHPVATAFAGMSTALQAQAQESLPGLGVRGRIDGVEYRLLADPGSDDDLTWIALYAGAHRLARFGLAHALRPEAVGVVQQLMTQGLRVSILSGDSERAVAEAAARLGVDDYLAQLKPDQKLAELQVMRAQGEQLWMVGDGINDAPTLAAADVSTALASGAALAQSQADLLITGSSLDVLPEALAVAREAQQRIRENLVWAVGYNLAAVPLALMGMVTPWIAALGMGISSVTVVLNALRLARRPAAGAHGWTPQSTPEHAA; encoded by the coding sequence ATGAGCGCGCCCCGCGACTGGTCGCTCTACGACGCGGCGGACACGCTGGACGCCGTGAGCCACCGCCGCGCCGACGGCCGGCGCGAGATGATCCTGCGCATCGAGGACATGCACTGCCAGAACTGCGTGCGCCATATCCGGGACGCGCTGGCGCCGCTCACGCGCAGCGCGCGCGTGAACCTGTCCACCGGCACCGCCGAACTGGTCTGGGACCAAGGCGTGGCGCGGGCCTCGCAGCTGTTCGCGGCCGTCGAGCGGGCCGGATTCACACCGGCACCGCTCAATCCCGAACCGGCGCTGCGCGAGCGCCAGCACGAACGCGGCGCGATGCTGCTGCGTCTGGGTACCGCCGGTCTGCTCGGCATGCAGGTAATGATGCTGGCCGCCACCCAATACTTCATCGATGCGCCGCTGGAACCGGCCATCGAACTGCTGATGCGCTACGCGCAATGGATCATGGCGACACCGGTGCTGCTCTACTGCGCCTGGCCGCTGCTGAACAGCGCCGCGCGCGCCCTGCGCGAACGTCGCGTCAACATGGACGTGCCGGTCAGCCTGGCCCTGCTGATGGCCTATGCCGCGAGCTGCGTCAACGTGCTGCGCGGCAGCGGCCACGTCTATTTCGATTCGGTGACGATGTTCGTGTTCCTGCTGCTGGTGGCGCGCTGGTTCGAAGGACAGGGCCGCGCCGAAGCCACCAAACGGCTGCGCACCCTGGCCTCGGCGCAGCCGCTCACCGCCCTGCGCGAAAGCGCGGACGGTCTGGCGGAAGTCTCCAGCGCCTCGCTTGCGATCGGCGATGTCATCGTGGTGCCGCCGGGCGCGGCGCTGGCCGCCGACGGTCACCTGCTCGATGCCACCGCCGAACTCGACGAATCGCTGCTCAGCGGCGAAGCCGACCCCGCCGTGCGGCACGAGGGCGAGGCGGTCTATGCCGGCGCCGTCAATCTCGGCGGCGCGCCACTGCGGCTGCGCGTCAGCGCGGCGCAGCAGTCGACCGCGCTGTCGCACATCAACCGCATGATCCATCACGCGCAGACGCAGCAGCCCAGGGTCCAGATCCTGGCCGACCGCGTGGCCGGCTGGATCGTGATCGCCGTACTGCTGGCCGCGGCCGGCGGCGCCCTGTACTGGTATCCGCAGAGTCCCGAGACGGCGTTTCAGGTGGCGCTCGCGGTGCTGGTGGTGACCTGCCCCTGCGCGCTGTCGCTGGCCACGCCGGTGGTACTGGCGGCCGCGTCCTCGCGCCTCGCCGCCAGCGGACTGCTGCTGACGCGCGCCGATGCGCTGCTGCGGCTGCCGCAGATCGACCATGTCTGTTTCGACAAGACCGGCACCCTCACCACCGGCGAGATGCGGCAAGTGCGTCTCTGGGTCTGCGACGGTGAGAACGAAGCGCGCATGCTCGAAATCGCCGTCGCACTGGAGCGCGGCATTCGCCACCCGGTGGCCACGGCCTTCGCCGGCATGTCCACCGCATTGCAAGCGCAAGCTCAAGAGTCCCTGCCCGGCCTCGGCGTGCGCGGCCGCATCGACGGCGTCGAATACCGTCTGCTGGCGGATCCGGGCAGCGACGACGACCTCACCTGGATCGCGCTGTACGCAGGCGCACATCGACTCGCGCGCTTCGGCCTCGCGCACGCCCTGCGGCCCGAAGCGGTCGGCGTGGTCCAACAGCTGATGACGCAGGGGCTGCGGGTCTCGATACTCAGCGGCGACAGCGAGCGCGCCGTGGCCGAAGCCGCCGCCCGCCTCGGCGTCGACGACTACCTGGCCCAGCTCAAGCCGGACCAAAAGCTGGCCGAACTGCAGGTGATGCGCGCACAGGGCGAACAGTTGTGGATGGTGGGCGACGGCATCAATGACGCGCCCACGCTGGCGGCCGCCGACGTCTCCACCGCGCTGGCCTCCGGCGCGGCGCTGGCGCAATCGCAGGCCGATCTGCTGATCACCGGCAGCAGTCTCGATGTGCTGCCCGAAGCCCTGGCGGTTGCCCGCGAGGCGCAGCAGCGCATCCGCGAGAACCTGGTCTGGGCCGTGGGCTACAACCTGGCGGCCGTGCCGCTGGCGCTGATGGGCATGGTCACCCCCTGGATCGCGGCGCTGGGGATGGGCATCAGCTCGGTGACCGTGGTGCTCAATGCCCTGCGTCTGGCACGCCGGCCGGCCGCCGGCGCACACGGTTGGACGCCGCAATCCACACCGGAGCACGCCGCATGA
- a CDS encoding cbb3-type cytochrome oxidase assembly protein: MSSLFVLIPLGLLFTALAAGFLLMAVRGGQFEDLKQIGQRMPDDED, translated from the coding sequence ATGAGCAGCCTGTTCGTGCTGATTCCGCTGGGCCTGCTGTTCACCGCGCTGGCCGCCGGCTTCCTGCTGATGGCCGTGCGCGGCGGACAGTTCGAAGACCTCAAGCAGATCGGCCAGCGCATGCCCGACGACGAGGACTGA